A genomic segment from Chloracidobacterium sp. encodes:
- a CDS encoding type IV pilus twitching motility protein PilT: protein MSSNLVLSDLLRKMIELGGSDLHITTNSPPQVRVHGRLQPLDYPELTPADTKQLAYSVLTDAQKHRFEETLELDFSFGIKGMSRFRANLFNQRGAVGAVFRAIPYEIRTFEELGLPPVVKKLCEKPRGLILVTGPTGSGKSTTLAAMINKINEDRHEHIITIEDPIEFLHPHKNCIVNQREVHADTHSFANALRAALRQDPDVVLIGEMRDLETVETALRIAETGHLTFATLHTNSAYSTINRIIDIFPAHQQAQIRTQLSLVLEGVLCQALLPKANGQGRCMALEILVPNSAIRNLIREDKIHQIYGMMQTGQDKFGMQTFNQSLLGLYLSRQITLEVAMARSHNPDELQDLINRATSGVGGPGGPVPPAGRPMPPGAPMRPGTPPPIRR from the coding sequence ATGTCCTCAAACCTTGTACTGAGCGACCTGCTTCGGAAAATGATCGAGCTGGGCGGCTCAGACTTGCATATCACGACAAATTCCCCACCGCAGGTGCGGGTGCACGGCCGTCTTCAGCCGCTGGATTACCCAGAGCTAACGCCGGCGGATACGAAGCAACTAGCGTATTCGGTCCTGACGGACGCGCAGAAGCACCGCTTTGAGGAAACGCTCGAACTGGACTTCTCCTTTGGCATTAAGGGGATGTCGCGCTTCCGAGCCAACCTCTTCAATCAGCGCGGCGCGGTCGGCGCCGTCTTTCGGGCGATTCCCTACGAGATTCGTACGTTCGAGGAGTTGGGCTTGCCGCCGGTTGTCAAAAAACTGTGCGAGAAACCGCGCGGCCTGATTCTGGTGACCGGGCCGACCGGTTCTGGTAAGTCCACGACGCTCGCGGCGATGATCAACAAGATCAATGAAGACCGTCACGAGCACATCATCACGATCGAGGACCCGATTGAGTTTCTACACCCGCATAAGAACTGCATCGTCAACCAGCGCGAAGTTCACGCCGACACCCACAGCTTCGCCAATGCGCTACGCGCTGCTTTGCGCCAAGACCCAGACGTGGTGCTTATTGGCGAAATGCGCGACCTTGAAACCGTTGAGACTGCCCTGCGCATCGCCGAAACTGGTCACCTGACCTTTGCAACGTTGCACACCAACTCCGCCTACTCGACCATTAACCGGATCATTGACATCTTCCCGGCGCACCAGCAGGCACAGATTCGGACGCAATTGAGCCTTGTTTTAGAGGGTGTGCTGTGTCAGGCGCTACTACCAAAAGCCAACGGGCAGGGAAGATGTATGGCGCTTGAAATCCTTGTGCCGAACTCAGCGATTCGAAACCTCATCCGCGAGGACAAAATCCATCAGATTTACGGGATGATGCAAACTGGGCAAGACAAGTTCGGGATGCAAACCTTCAACCAATCGCTGCTAGGGCTGTATCTCAGTCGCCAGATCACGTTGGAAGTGGCGATGGCGCGGTCGCACAACCCCGATGAGCTTCAGGACTTGATTAATCGCGCCACGAGCGGCGTTGGCGGACCCGGAGGCCCTGTGCCCCCGGCTGGTCGTCCGATGCCGCCAGGTGCGCCCATGCGTCCCGGTACGCCGCCGCCGATTCGGCGTTAG
- the pilB gene encoding type IV-A pilus assembly ATPase PilB codes for MSAKLGEILLKEGLITPQQLKDALDYQRANGGRLGSILVTLGMVQDEVITSVLSRQYGVPAVNLDLFDVDPNAVRLLPEETARKYMVLPLARNGSTLTLAMVDPANVFAVDDIKFMTGLNIEQVVVSEVSLERALARYYAPEKGLVLAEKMNEFSAGLNDQFNLGNFSNLAAAPAAAPINLEEAMSEISEALGEGDLEVTEVPTEEVLDLSAPSADEAPVVKLVNMILVSSLEYGASDIHIEPYEKEFRVRFRVDGLLREVMRPPLKMRAGLTSRIKIMAKLDIAETRLPQDGRIKIKLKRETGVRDLDFRVSTLPTLWGEKIVLRLLDKEKLMLDMTKLGFEPESLEKFKRQIAKPYGMVLVTGPTGSGKTNTLYSALASLNTPDTNIMTAEDPVEFNLTGINQVQMKEQIGLNFAAALRSFLRQDPNIILVGEIRDFETAEIAVKASLTGHLVLSTLHTNDAPSTISRLMNMGIEPFLVATSVNLIQAQRLVRRICTECKAPARIQPPAQTLIELGFTPEEASKVVIYEGTGKTKDGRECPNCKGSGYKGRVGLYEVMEMNDELRELILIGASALELRKKAIEHGMITLRRSGLRKIMDGITTIEEVVRETVL; via the coding sequence ATGTCAGCAAAGCTTGGTGAGATCCTTCTCAAGGAAGGGTTGATTACGCCTCAGCAGTTGAAGGATGCGCTCGACTATCAGCGGGCAAATGGCGGTCGGCTCGGCTCGATCCTTGTCACCCTTGGCATGGTGCAGGACGAGGTCATTACCTCTGTGCTGAGCCGCCAGTATGGGGTGCCCGCCGTCAATCTTGACCTCTTCGATGTAGACCCAAATGCCGTGCGGCTGCTGCCGGAGGAGACGGCTCGCAAGTACATGGTCCTGCCGCTGGCGCGCAACGGCTCAACCCTAACGCTCGCGATGGTGGACCCGGCGAATGTCTTCGCCGTGGACGACATCAAGTTCATGACGGGCCTGAATATTGAACAGGTCGTCGTTTCAGAGGTGTCGCTGGAGCGCGCGCTGGCGCGTTACTACGCGCCGGAGAAGGGCCTCGTACTGGCTGAAAAAATGAACGAATTTTCAGCCGGACTCAATGATCAGTTCAACTTGGGCAATTTCAGCAACCTCGCTGCTGCGCCGGCCGCTGCGCCGATTAATCTGGAAGAGGCGATGAGCGAAATCAGTGAGGCGCTGGGCGAAGGGGACCTCGAAGTCACGGAAGTGCCGACTGAAGAGGTGCTTGACCTCAGCGCTCCGTCCGCTGATGAAGCCCCGGTTGTCAAACTGGTCAACATGATTCTGGTGAGCTCGCTGGAGTATGGGGCGAGCGACATTCATATCGAGCCTTATGAGAAGGAATTTCGCGTTCGCTTCCGTGTGGACGGCCTGCTGCGGGAAGTCATGCGTCCGCCCCTAAAAATGCGGGCTGGGCTAACTTCGCGCATCAAAATCATGGCCAAGCTGGACATCGCTGAAACCCGTCTGCCTCAAGACGGTCGCATCAAAATCAAACTCAAACGCGAAACTGGCGTCCGCGATCTTGACTTTCGTGTTTCAACCTTGCCGACCCTCTGGGGTGAAAAAATCGTGCTTCGGCTGCTCGATAAAGAGAAGCTGATGCTCGATATGACGAAGCTGGGGTTTGAACCGGAAAGTTTGGAGAAGTTCAAACGCCAGATTGCTAAGCCTTACGGCATGGTGTTGGTGACAGGACCGACAGGATCAGGCAAGACCAACACGCTGTACTCGGCGTTGGCCAGCCTCAACACGCCGGACACCAACATTATGACGGCCGAAGACCCAGTGGAGTTCAATCTGACCGGTATCAACCAAGTGCAGATGAAGGAACAAATTGGGCTGAACTTCGCCGCCGCCCTTCGTTCCTTCCTGCGGCAAGACCCAAATATTATTCTGGTCGGGGAAATCCGCGATTTCGAGACGGCGGAAATTGCGGTCAAGGCGTCGCTGACGGGTCACCTCGTCCTTTCAACGCTCCATACCAACGATGCGCCTTCTACTATCAGCCGCCTGATGAACATGGGTATTGAGCCGTTTCTGGTCGCCACCTCGGTTAACCTCATTCAGGCGCAACGACTCGTCCGACGTATTTGTACGGAGTGCAAAGCGCCCGCCAGAATTCAGCCGCCTGCCCAAACCCTCATCGAGCTTGGCTTTACCCCAGAAGAGGCGTCCAAGGTCGTCATCTATGAGGGAACAGGAAAGACCAAAGACGGCCGCGAGTGTCCGAATTGTAAAGGCTCTGGTTACAAGGGGCGCGTTGGCCTCTACGAAGTGATGGAAATGAATGATGAGCTGCGTGAGCTGATTCTGATTGGCGCGTCGGCGCTAGAGTTGCGCAAGAAGGCGATTGAGCACGGGATGATTACGCTACGGCGGAGCGGACTGCGGAAAATTATGGATGGTATTACGACAATTGAAGAGGTTGTGCGTGAAACCGTCCTCTAG
- a CDS encoding type II secretion system F family protein: MPTYVVVGRNQRTNQPVRQQRDAANREELEAMLRREQITVVSVQEKGRDIALPKLVGGSVSAKELAVFTRQFSVMIDAGLPLVQCLEILASQQEKNKYFKQVLTQVRTDVESGSTLSDAMAKHPKVFDNLYTNMVAAGETGGILDTILQRLATFIEKIVKLRSDVISALIYPSAVIVLAVVVIAVIMVVVIPAFRTIFEGLLGPGERLPLPTEIVIAISSFMASYWWLILIILGLIAWTIRSYYKTPGGRYQIDRLLLKIPVIGDILLKIAVARFSRTLATLLSSGVPILESLDITARTAGNVIVANAINRVRDSIEQGQTIVEPLKASGVFPSMVCQMIGVGEQTGALDAMLTKIADFYELEVDAAIANLLTLIEPIMIAFLGVTIGSIVIAMYLPLFTLVGKLAGR, encoded by the coding sequence ATGCCGACGTACGTTGTCGTAGGACGCAACCAGCGCACTAACCAGCCGGTGCGCCAACAGCGCGACGCCGCCAATCGGGAAGAACTTGAAGCAATGCTCCGCCGTGAACAGATCACGGTCGTCAGCGTTCAGGAAAAGGGACGCGACATCGCGCTCCCGAAGCTTGTGGGCGGCAGCGTCAGCGCCAAGGAGTTGGCGGTCTTCACCCGCCAGTTCTCGGTGATGATTGACGCCGGTTTGCCGCTGGTGCAGTGCCTTGAAATCCTGGCGTCTCAGCAGGAGAAGAACAAGTACTTCAAACAGGTGCTGACGCAGGTGCGCACCGATGTCGAAAGCGGCTCAACTCTCTCGGATGCCATGGCCAAGCATCCCAAGGTGTTCGACAATCTGTACACGAACATGGTGGCGGCGGGTGAAACCGGCGGTATCCTTGACACCATTTTGCAGCGTCTGGCGACCTTCATTGAAAAAATCGTCAAGCTCCGCTCCGATGTGATTTCGGCGCTGATTTATCCGTCGGCAGTGATTGTGCTGGCGGTGGTTGTCATCGCCGTCATCATGGTGGTGGTCATCCCGGCGTTCCGAACCATCTTTGAAGGCTTGCTCGGGCCGGGTGAACGCCTCCCGCTCCCGACGGAAATTGTGATTGCCATCAGCAGCTTCATGGCCAGCTACTGGTGGCTCATTTTGATTATTCTCGGCCTCATCGCTTGGACGATTCGCTCCTACTACAAAACACCCGGCGGACGATATCAGATTGACCGCCTCCTGCTGAAGATTCCCGTGATCGGGGACATCCTGCTCAAAATCGCCGTTGCGCGTTTCTCAAGAACGCTGGCGACGTTGCTGTCGAGCGGCGTCCCGATTCTTGAGTCGCTTGACATTACGGCGCGCACCGCCGGCAACGTCATCGTCGCCAACGCCATCAACCGCGTCCGCGACTCGATTGAACAGGGGCAAACGATTGTCGAGCCGCTCAAAGCCAGCGGCGTTTTCCCCTCGATGGTTTGCCAGATGATCGGCGTCGGCGAGCAGACCGGTGCGCTTGACGCCATGCTGACCAAGATCGCTGACTTCTATGAACTCGAAGTGGATGCGGCGATCGCCAACCTGCTGACGTTGATTGAGCCGATCATGATTGCTTTTCTGGGCGTGACCATCGGGAGCATCGTCATTGCAATGTAT
- a CDS encoding ComEC/Rec2 family competence protein, translating to MIATVSSNDFPRKPNQLIRLPLFLASLWLAAGIAVERLLSSTPPLLWGLGFAGLWTLWAVQRRRTTFQPMTGLRLAAACLVVGGAWAASIERQAGAADDRIRVRLRGIEPETPLRLTGWLTDWPEPAVGRITLDLDVVTLALPASALAQPVRGRVRLFLPLTQPEHVLEWERLALTPGDLLTVTATLSRQGRYANPGDYDVGAYLDWRGYDAQGYVIAVARVQAASSLTLWRWLRKLRLWAIHYLQRDFDARTSGLLAGVVFGSDRFLDATWAEQFRRSGTFHLLVISGSHFALLAGGAAWLLTLATHNRWTTATVVLTAVWSYALLVGLEPPVWRAAIAVSVWQATRLFYRESHWLNVLGACACVLLIAQPSNLFAPSFQLTFGAALALVGVAAPLYARLRAIGAWRPTRATPYPPAAPLFVRRFAETLFWRERRFRQQMRREPVRYRLDKSPWAGRLERIGYGDWNLQTLLRWTFGALLAGVCVQVVLSPLNIAYFNRLTPGGGVTTLVAELVMTGVLLSTLGYFLVLGLLPPAAVLFKWLTTSGVWGLAAVADLGGWCGNWRIAHWEGWGLVVYGGFAVGCWLLGTALHAWRPLDPPTPRPLRYATPALGFMLCSLFGWLVVAPPRAWRTPSDDRLRVTFLDVGQGDCILVECPTGETLLVDAGGRPADIRSAPDDFREDIGDIGERVIARCLWARGIDRLNAVVATHPDADHVGGFTTLAGNIPIGQVWHGPACADDAVFQRLVQALGRYGVPRRFVHAGLQTHVGNVKLTFLWPPADTAPTGTNDDSVVVRIDYGRRSFLLTGDIEGKSEQALIAASAPLACDVVKAPHHGSRSSSSAEFVKATQAAHVVFSAPRQSPFGHPHPDIVNRYADLLPRAGQWHTGRDGAVTFETDGETLRVYGYASQRASW from the coding sequence ATGATTGCAACTGTGTCAAGCAACGACTTCCCACGGAAGCCTAACCAACTCATCCGTCTGCCGCTCTTTTTGGCGTCACTTTGGCTGGCGGCAGGTATTGCGGTGGAACGCCTCCTGTCGTCTACGCCGCCTCTCCTATGGGGGCTAGGGTTTGCCGGACTGTGGACGCTCTGGGCCGTTCAACGACGCCGAACCACCTTTCAGCCGATGACCGGCTTACGCTTGGCGGCGGCCTGCTTGGTGGTAGGCGGCGCATGGGCGGCGTCCATTGAGCGGCAAGCAGGGGCGGCGGACGACCGGATTCGGGTTCGACTGCGTGGCATCGAACCGGAGACGCCGCTGCGTTTGACCGGCTGGCTCACCGACTGGCCGGAACCAGCAGTTGGGCGTATTACCCTCGACCTTGACGTAGTGACGCTGGCCCTACCGGCATCGGCACTGGCGCAACCTGTCCGGGGACGTGTTCGTCTGTTCCTACCGCTGACGCAGCCTGAGCATGTCCTTGAATGGGAACGGTTGGCGTTGACGCCCGGCGATCTGCTCACGGTGACGGCGACGCTGAGCCGTCAGGGGCGTTACGCCAACCCCGGCGACTATGACGTTGGCGCGTATCTTGATTGGCGCGGCTATGACGCGCAGGGATACGTGATTGCGGTGGCGCGAGTGCAGGCGGCTTCGTCGCTTACCCTGTGGAGATGGCTGCGGAAGCTTCGTTTGTGGGCAATCCACTATCTACAACGGGACTTTGACGCTCGGACAAGCGGCCTGCTGGCCGGCGTCGTTTTTGGCAGCGACCGCTTTTTGGATGCGACGTGGGCTGAGCAGTTCCGGCGCAGTGGAACATTTCACTTGCTGGTGATTTCCGGTTCACATTTTGCGCTGTTAGCTGGCGGCGCAGCTTGGCTGCTGACGTTGGCGACGCACAACCGCTGGACGACAGCCACTGTCGTCCTAACAGCCGTCTGGAGCTACGCGCTACTCGTGGGATTAGAGCCACCGGTTTGGCGCGCCGCCATCGCCGTCTCTGTCTGGCAGGCGACGCGCCTGTTTTACCGTGAATCGCACTGGTTGAATGTGCTTGGGGCGTGCGCTTGTGTCTTACTCATCGCACAGCCATCGAACCTGTTTGCGCCAAGTTTTCAGTTGACATTCGGAGCGGCGCTTGCGTTGGTGGGCGTCGCCGCCCCGCTCTACGCACGTCTGCGGGCTATCGGCGCGTGGCGACCCACCCGTGCCACGCCCTACCCGCCGGCCGCGCCGCTGTTTGTACGGCGTTTCGCCGAGACGCTGTTCTGGCGTGAGAGGCGGTTTCGTCAGCAAATGCGCCGCGAGCCAGTCAGGTATCGTTTGGACAAGTCTCCATGGGCCGGGCGGCTTGAACGGATCGGTTACGGAGACTGGAACCTCCAAACCTTGCTGCGATGGACGTTCGGCGCACTGTTGGCCGGCGTCTGCGTTCAGGTTGTCCTGTCGCCGCTTAACATCGCCTATTTCAACCGTCTAACGCCGGGCGGTGGCGTGACGACGCTGGTCGCTGAACTGGTGATGACGGGCGTGCTGCTGAGTACGCTGGGGTATTTCCTCGTGCTGGGGCTATTGCCGCCGGCGGCTGTGTTGTTCAAGTGGTTGACTACGAGTGGCGTTTGGGGGCTGGCGGCGGTGGCCGATCTGGGCGGTTGGTGTGGGAACTGGCGCATTGCCCACTGGGAAGGCTGGGGTCTTGTCGTCTATGGCGGTTTTGCGGTTGGTTGCTGGTTGTTGGGCACAGCGCTCCACGCATGGCGTCCGCTTGACCCGCCGACGCCCCGGCCGCTGCGATACGCGACGCCGGCGCTGGGCTTCATGTTGTGTAGCCTCTTCGGCTGGTTGGTTGTCGCCCCACCGCGCGCTTGGCGTACGCCCTCGGACGACCGGTTGCGTGTCACCTTCCTTGATGTTGGGCAGGGCGACTGCATCCTGGTGGAATGTCCGACCGGTGAAACGCTGCTCGTGGACGCCGGCGGACGACCTGCCGACATTCGTTCCGCGCCGGATGATTTTCGTGAAGACATTGGCGACATCGGCGAGCGCGTCATCGCACGGTGCTTATGGGCGCGCGGGATTGACCGGCTCAATGCCGTCGTCGCCACTCATCCCGACGCCGACCACGTCGGCGGCTTCACGACGCTGGCGGGCAACATCCCGATTGGGCAGGTCTGGCACGGCCCAGCGTGCGCCGACGATGCCGTCTTTCAGCGATTAGTGCAGGCGCTTGGCCGTTATGGCGTCCCGCGTCGATTCGTGCATGCTGGACTACAAACGCATGTCGGCAATGTCAAACTGACATTTCTGTGGCCTCCCGCCGACACTGCGCCGACCGGTACAAACGACGACTCGGTGGTGGTACGCATTGACTATGGGCGGCGGTCGTTCTTACTGACAGGCGACATCGAGGGCAAAAGCGAGCAGGCGCTGATTGCAGCCAGCGCGCCGTTGGCGTGTGATGTCGTCAAAGCGCCGCACCACGGCAGCCGAAGTTCCAGTTCCGCCGAATTTGTCAAGGCGACTCAGGCCGCTCATGTCGTCTTCAGTGCGCCGCGCCAGTCGCCCTTTGGACATCCTCATCCTGACATTGTGAATCGTTACGCTGACCTGCTCCCGCGCGCCGGGCAGTGGCATACCGGACGGGATGGGGCGGTAACGTTTGAAACCGACGGTGAGACGCTGCGTGTCTACGGCTATGCGTCGCAGAGGGCATCATGGTGA